A stretch of Kyrpidia spormannii DNA encodes these proteins:
- a CDS encoding type II toxin-antitoxin system RelE/ParE family toxin → MSEYRYKLSSRAKQVLKKIKDKALLRRYQATMRDICERPFEGDPKVGDLDGLFTVGFRYVDGEHRVAYTVVEDGDTEPFVLILLVGTRENFYEELKRIWKGL, encoded by the coding sequence ATGAGTGAGTACCGGTACAAGTTGTCGTCAAGAGCAAAGCAGGTATTGAAGAAAATCAAGGACAAGGCACTGCTTCGCCGATACCAGGCGACGATGCGAGATATCTGCGAAAGGCCGTTTGAGGGAGACCCAAAAGTTGGCGATTTGGACGGACTTTTTACTGTTGGGTTTCGATACGTGGATGGCGAACACCGTGTGGCTTACACGGTCGTCGAAGACGGGGACACAGAGCCTTTTGTTCTCATTTTGCTTGTTGGGACGCGGGAGAATTTCTATGAGGAATTAAAACGAATATGGAAAGGGCTGTAA
- a CDS encoding AbrB/MazE/SpoVT family DNA-binding domain-containing protein, giving the protein MTKSAYAVSVQERRHTAVEKYVRITGKRQVTIPKEFFDQLGMGNILRAYIERGRLVLEPVRVEDPMDFSQEIINDLADEGLTGEELKREFARRREGLLAAMKEVIAEARKEALDGSETDGDAFMEELIKGDE; this is encoded by the coding sequence GTCAGTGTGCAGGAAAGGAGACACACGGCAGTGGAAAAGTATGTGCGGATCACGGGGAAGCGTCAAGTGACGATTCCAAAGGAGTTCTTTGATCAGCTTGGCATGGGAAACATTCTGCGTGCGTATATCGAGCGAGGGCGTCTTGTGCTGGAACCGGTTCGGGTGGAAGATCCGATGGACTTTTCGCAGGAAATTATCAACGACTTGGCTGACGAAGGTTTGACTGGTGAGGAATTAAAAAGGGAGTTTGCGCGGCGTCGGGAGGGCCTGTTGGCGGCCATGAAGGAAGTGATTGCAGAAGCCCGCAAGGAGGCGCTGGACGGCTCAGAGACGGACGGGGACGCCTTTATGGAAGAGTTGATCAAAGGCGATGAGTGA